From Ignisphaera aggregans DSM 17230, the proteins below share one genomic window:
- a CDS encoding dUTP diphosphatase (COGs: COG0717 Deoxycytidine deaminase~KEGG: smr:Smar_1203 deoxyUTP pyrophosphatase~PRIAM: dUTP diphosphatase~SPTR: A3DNT8 DeoxyUTP pyrophosphatase~PFAM: dUTPase) codes for MPVLSPETLMKLFNVKEEDLDCGGLKLHLDKVFVPMGMGKISKESKTLPTYQEIQTNENNEYILGPGAYKIRYRELVKVPNNAIALALPRSTLLRMGATIYTAVWDPGYEGRGEGLMVVFNKDGIIIERGSQIAQLIFITLDRPTSFIYRGAYYRENIY; via the coding sequence ATGCCTGTTCTTTCACCAGAGACATTAATGAAACTATTCAATGTTAAAGAAGAGGATCTAGATTGTGGAGGGCTTAAGCTACATTTAGATAAAGTCTTTGTACCTATGGGTATGGGTAAGATATCTAAGGAGTCTAAGACTCTGCCCACATACCAGGAGATTCAAACTAATGAGAATAATGAGTATATCCTAGGTCCAGGAGCATATAAGATTAGATATAGAGAACTTGTAAAAGTCCCTAATAATGCTATAGCATTAGCATTACCAAGATCTACACTATTGCGTATGGGTGCAACAATATATACTGCTGTATGGGATCCTGGCTATGAGGGGAGAGGAGAGGGACTTATGGTCGTCTTTAATAAGGATGGAATTATTATTGAACGTGGAAGTCAAATAGCACAACTCATCTTTATAACCTTAGATAGACCTACATCTTTCATCTATAGAGGGGCCTACTACAGAGAGAATATATATTAA
- a CDS encoding hypothetical protein (KEGG: wsu:WS1927 signal transduction histidine kinase): protein MVKIERMTIPKSEDDLRELTERISREMSEASEEEQHASEGEVESSGIIQGEIAHQLTHIQELLIHVIQSVREVRDSIDNLSITLRKNLRTLAYIWLLNSIDSEEIKKDLLDAIAKELGLDIKKKDKR, encoded by the coding sequence ATGGTGAAGATAGAGAGGATGACCATTCCTAAGAGTGAGGACGATTTGAGAGAATTAACGGAGCGAATATCAAGAGAGATGTCAGAAGCTAGTGAAGAGGAACAACACGCTAGTGAGGGAGAAGTAGAATCCTCTGGAATTATCCAGGGGGAGATAGCACATCAATTAACACATATTCAAGAGCTACTAATCCATGTAATTCAGAGTGTTAGAGAGGTAAGAGATTCTATAGATAATCTTTCTATCACATTAAGGAAAAATCTTAGGACTCTTGCATATATATGGTTATTGAATTCTATAGATAGTGAAGAAATTAAAAAAGATCTACTTGATGCCATAGCTAAGGAACTTGGACTAGATATCAAGAAAAAAGATAAGAGATAA
- a CDS encoding hypothetical protein (KEGG: hypothetical protein), translating into MDIDEYSLDNIVERLKKETVRLDEIDIPLKKLIRFAKQYIAINLCYAYIPEGDFRKRIDKNKIYQILNKSIVLYTNETIDMVIRNMYSIANSFNILERKCQSIIRIEYMDTAIKYLIVITPSDIKILSPISLNSFNNIADAVDYMLNDIISNRKIDKISSIKMIYPINGEELKLKIVCRFNKEILYAVLINSIVLCLLIKNL; encoded by the coding sequence ATGGATATAGATGAATATAGTCTAGATAATATAGTTGAAAGGCTGAAGAAGGAAACAGTAAGATTAGATGAAATTGATATACCATTGAAAAAGTTAATAAGATTTGCAAAACAATACATTGCAATCAATTTATGTTATGCATATATCCCAGAAGGAGACTTTAGAAAAAGAATAGACAAAAATAAAATCTATCAAATTTTGAATAAGTCAATAGTTCTATATACTAACGAGACTATAGATATGGTAATAAGGAATATGTATAGTATTGCAAATAGCTTTAATATTTTAGAGCGAAAATGTCAATCAATTATAAGAATAGAATATATGGATACAGCAATTAAATACCTTATAGTAATTACACCCAGTGATATTAAAATTCTTTCACCTATCTCACTAAATTCTTTTAATAATATTGCTGATGCTGTTGACTATATGTTAAATGATATAATCTCTAATAGAAAGATTGATAAGATATCATCTATTAAAATGATCTATCCCATAAATGGAGAAGAGCTCAAGTTAAAGATTGTATGTAGGTTTAATAAGGAGATTCTATATGCTGTTCTCATTAATAGTATAGTACTATGTCTACTAATTAAAAATCTGTGA
- a CDS encoding peptidase U62 modulator of DNA gyrase (COGs: COG0312 Zn-dependent protease and their inactivated homologs~InterPro IPR002510~KEGG: pmo:Pmob_1164 peptidase U62 modulator of DNA gyrase~PFAM: peptidase U62 modulator of DNA gyrase~SPTR: A9BHL0 Peptidase U62 modulator of DNA gyrase~PFAM: Putative modulator of DNA gyrase), whose product MTEIYRDTVIYSEKIVELAYRDGSMELNKLSAKVIGYRANVNGCWYIVSMQNGDDPSILREKLDRKIRYDYICGEFAEAELFKGHVEIGREFPDEDELHSEIKNLCLETKALEDVRCEAVLTMRNTSKVIERENGDRAVEHRKIIDIEISMLGKTVYGVPFLAASRRALIPWSKTDVIKILDGIFRETHDKLRSSSGVKGLKPYLYGKTSIVLSKQSTAMLIHEISHLLDASHIYSAKVIGTQLASKDVELYDDPHDYEAPSIRFFDDEGVRTRKRSLIEEGVVRDLHHTRVTAKSFGSEPGSAYGLFSRPIPFHSVLILKPGDWKDKEIIEETRNGFYVNEISMATLEKGYIRLIPEMLYLIENGELKESVAAHEIKIPFIALRSINAISRDLGLNISIEKGFIVAEKAPTIRLEGYIS is encoded by the coding sequence ATGACAGAGATATATAGAGATACTGTGATATATAGTGAAAAGATAGTTGAATTGGCATATAGAGACGGCTCTATGGAGCTTAATAAGCTTAGTGCTAAGGTTATAGGCTATAGAGCTAATGTTAATGGCTGTTGGTATATAGTATCTATGCAAAATGGTGATGACCCCAGTATTCTAAGAGAAAAATTGGATAGAAAGATAAGATACGACTACATATGTGGAGAATTTGCAGAGGCAGAACTATTCAAAGGTCATGTTGAAATAGGGAGAGAGTTTCCTGATGAAGATGAATTACATAGTGAGATCAAGAATCTGTGTCTAGAAACAAAAGCTTTAGAGGATGTACGTTGTGAAGCAGTTCTTACTATGAGGAATACAAGCAAGGTAATTGAGCGTGAAAATGGAGATAGAGCTGTAGAGCATAGAAAGATTATAGATATTGAAATATCAATGCTTGGAAAAACAGTATATGGTGTTCCATTTCTTGCGGCAAGCCGTAGAGCTTTAATACCTTGGTCAAAAACAGATGTTATAAAAATTTTAGATGGTATATTTAGGGAGACTCATGATAAATTAAGAAGTAGTAGTGGGGTAAAGGGTCTTAAACCATATCTATATGGTAAAACATCTATAGTTTTAAGTAAACAAAGTACTGCTATGTTAATACATGAAATTTCTCATCTACTCGATGCTTCACATATATATAGCGCTAAAGTTATTGGAACACAACTTGCTTCTAAAGATGTTGAACTTTATGATGATCCTCATGACTATGAGGCTCCCTCCATAAGATTTTTTGATGATGAGGGTGTAAGGACAAGGAAACGATCTCTAATAGAGGAAGGAGTTGTAAGAGATCTACATCACACTAGAGTCACAGCTAAAAGCTTTGGCTCTGAACCAGGCTCTGCATATGGATTATTCTCAAGACCTATACCATTTCATAGTGTATTAATATTGAAACCAGGTGACTGGAAAGATAAGGAGATTATTGAGGAGACAAGAAATGGTTTTTATGTAAATGAAATTAGTATGGCCACCCTAGAGAAAGGATACATAAGATTGATTCCAGAAATGCTATATCTAATTGAAAATGGAGAACTAAAGGAGTCTGTAGCAGCACATGAAATAAAGATACCATTTATTGCATTAAGATCAATAAATGCTATATCTAGAGATCTAGGACTTAATATATCAATAGAGAAAGGATTCATTGTAGCAGAAAAAGCTCCAACAATTAGATTAGAGGGATATATAAGCTAA
- a CDS encoding PP-loop domain protein (COGs: COG1606 ATP-utilizing protein of the PP-loop superfamily~InterPro IPR011063:IPR018317:IPR005232~KEGG: trq:TRQ2_1824 PP-loop domain-containing protein~PFAM: PP-loop domain protein; Queuosine synthesis-like~SPTR: B1L8M3 PP-loop domain protein~PFAM: NAD synthase~TIGRFAM: conserved hypothetical protein TIGR00268), whose translation MIVKRSKVKGFVMKTSVDLRKLEKIKEAIREKEKIVVMFSGGVDSTLLAKLAYDVLGNNAIAVTIDSPVIPRSEIRDAIQIAKLIGIRHEVIEIDELRNKYLVENPPDRCYLCRKFRDAIVKNWAKRIGFDVVADGLHYTDLEDYRPGIAASTEDGIWHPFIEFQVTKDEIREYSRLLGLPTWSKPSVACLCSRFPYGFGLTRERVEMVEKAEEFLKSLGFREVRVRYFPYNIAIIEVDDIEKAIKEKNRIIEQLKAIGFSFISVDLEGFKSGKLNRTVLWYYLKEEKHDQSKHLSIQ comes from the coding sequence GTGATAGTAAAACGTTCTAAGGTAAAGGGATTTGTGATGAAAACTAGTGTAGATTTGAGAAAGTTGGAGAAGATAAAAGAGGCTATTAGAGAGAAGGAGAAGATTGTGGTGATGTTTTCTGGAGGAGTTGATAGTACACTTTTAGCTAAGTTGGCCTATGATGTACTTGGCAATAATGCTATAGCAGTAACTATAGATTCTCCTGTAATACCTAGATCTGAAATTAGAGATGCTATACAAATAGCTAAACTGATAGGGATTCGCCATGAGGTTATAGAGATAGATGAATTGAGAAATAAATATTTGGTGGAGAATCCTCCAGATAGATGTTATTTATGTAGAAAGTTTAGAGATGCGATAGTTAAGAACTGGGCTAAGAGAATAGGGTTTGATGTTGTAGCTGATGGGCTACACTATACTGATTTGGAAGACTATAGACCTGGTATAGCTGCATCGACAGAAGATGGAATTTGGCACCCCTTTATTGAGTTCCAAGTCACAAAGGATGAAATTAGGGAGTATTCAAGGCTGCTAGGTCTTCCAACATGGAGTAAACCAAGTGTTGCATGTCTATGCTCTAGATTTCCATATGGATTTGGCTTAACTAGAGAGAGGGTAGAAATGGTAGAAAAAGCAGAAGAATTTCTAAAGAGTTTAGGCTTTAGAGAGGTCAGGGTTAGATACTTCCCATATAATATTGCCATAATAGAGGTGGATGATATTGAAAAAGCCATTAAAGAGAAAAATAGAATAATTGAACAGTTAAAAGCTATAGGATTTTCATTTATATCTGTAGATCTAGAGGGGTTTAAAAGTGGAAAACTGAATAGAACGGTACTATGGTATTATCTAAAGGAAGAAAAACATGATCAATCAAAACACCTATCTATACAATGA
- a CDS encoding Radical SAM domain protein (COGs: COG2896 Molybdenum cofactor biosynthesis protein~InterPro IPR010505:IPR007197:IPR006638~KEGG: sid:M164_1788 molybdenum cofactor biosynthesis protein A~PFAM: Radical SAM domain protein; molybdenum cofactor synthesis domain protein~SMART: Elongator protein 3/MiaB/NifB~SPTR: C4KIH7 Molybdenum cofactor biosynthesis protein A~PFAM: Molybdenum Cofactor Synthesis C; Radical SAM superfamily~TIGRFAM: probable molybdenum cofactor biosynthesis protein A, archaeal), with protein MLIDNFGRILRNLRISVTHECNYHCVYCHMEGWGVYRHKEFLNANEIRSIAEIAMELGINEFKITGGEPLVRRDIIEIVSSIASLKPKDLSMTTNGYFLHILAEKLVEAGLKRINVSIPSLSREKYRYITGIDSLEIVLDGIKKALDVGLTPLTINIVVLKNINDDEYLEFIKFASRFNGNIKIRFIELEPITIPRNIFSKYYISLETIEKYIESIAVKKYIRDIHARPVYVLYNGIEIELVRWLGNRQFCRNCNRIRLSADGILKPCILARNGIDLKPFLRPTINRDGLREAFFKINALRHPYII; from the coding sequence TTGCTTATAGATAACTTCGGAAGAATCTTAAGGAATCTAAGGATTAGTGTTACCCATGAATGTAATTATCACTGTGTCTACTGTCATATGGAGGGCTGGGGGGTGTATCGACATAAGGAGTTTTTGAATGCCAATGAAATTAGATCTATTGCAGAAATAGCCATGGAACTTGGAATCAATGAGTTTAAAATAACAGGTGGTGAACCATTAGTAAGGCGTGATATTATTGAGATAGTATCATCAATAGCTTCGTTAAAGCCAAAGGATTTATCGATGACTACAAACGGATATTTTCTACATATCTTAGCAGAGAAGCTTGTTGAAGCAGGTCTTAAAAGGATTAATGTTAGCATCCCCTCGTTATCGAGAGAGAAGTATAGATATATAACAGGGATAGACTCACTTGAAATAGTTTTAGATGGTATCAAAAAAGCATTAGATGTAGGTTTAACCCCATTAACAATAAATATTGTTGTTTTGAAGAATATTAATGATGATGAATATCTAGAGTTTATAAAATTTGCATCAAGATTTAATGGAAATATAAAGATTAGATTTATAGAATTAGAACCTATAACCATTCCAAGGAATATTTTTAGTAAATACTATATATCGTTAGAAACTATTGAGAAATACATTGAGTCTATAGCTGTAAAGAAATATATAAGAGATATACATGCACGACCTGTATATGTTCTATATAACGGAATTGAAATAGAGCTTGTCAGATGGTTAGGAAATAGACAATTTTGTAGAAACTGCAATAGGATTAGACTTTCAGCTGATGGAATTCTTAAACCATGTATACTAGCTAGAAATGGTATAGACCTAAAACCATTCCTAAGACCTACTATAAATAGAGATGGACTTAGGGAAGCATTTTTTAAGATTAATGCCCTACGCCATCCATATATTATATAG